The Changchengzhania lutea genomic sequence GTTGCAAATGTCTTGAGGAAATTATCCGTTAACCTTCTAAATTCCAATTCTTGAAAAATATTTTTGACCGCTTCAATATCTGGATGGTCCAATTCAAAATCTTTTGCGTTAAAGGTCACAGGAACATCCAACATAATCGTGGCAAGTTCTTTAGACAACATACCCAGTTCTTTAGATGCTTCCACCTTTTCGCGCATTTTTCCTTTTAATTGATCGGTGTTGGCCAGCAGGTTTTCCATGCTCCCAAACTCCTTGATAAATTTTTTGGCAGTCTTTTCGCCCACACCTGGTAATCCTGGAATGTTATCACTAGAATCGCCCATCATACCTAAAAAGTCAATCACTTGCATCGGGGTTTCTACTTCAAATTTTTTCTTTACTTCTGGGATTCCCCAAGTTTCATAACCACCTCCAAAAACAGGGCGATACATAAATATATTGTCGGTAACCAATTGTGCAAAATCCTTATCGGGCGTCACCATAAAGGTTCTATAGCCTTCTTTTTCCGCTTGACGCGACAGGGTGCCAATCACATCATCGGCTTCATAGCCTTCTTCCACCATAATAGGAATGTGCATGGCTTCAAGAATATTGTAAATATGTGGAATAGCGGTTCTTATACCTTCAGGCGTTTCATCTCTATTCGCTTTGTATTCCGAATACATTTCCACACGGTCTACACTGCCGCCCTTATCAAAACAAACCGCTAAATGATCTGGTCGCTCACGTTTAATAACGTCTAATAAGGAGTTCATAAAACCCATAATAGCCGAGGTGTCTTCGCCTTTAGAATTAATTCTTGGATTTTTTATAAAAGCATAATAGCCACGAAAAATAAGGGCATAGGCATCAACTAAAAAAAGGCGTTTTTGATCGGACATGTAGATAGTTTTGATAGAAAATCAAATCTACAAAAACTTATCACCTAATTGAAATTAATTGAAATGCAATTTGTAATTTTCAAATCTTAAATATAAAGAGGCATGACGAAATTTTCAATAGCCATTCATGGTGGTGCGGGCACTTTAGTTAAAGGAATGATGACCCCCGAACTAGAACTTCAATACAAAGAAGCACTAACCTGTGCTTTGAATGCGGGATATCAACTTCTAGAAGCGGGTAAATCGGCTATTGATGCGGTTGAAGAAGCTGTAAAAATATTGGAAGATTCGCATTTGTTTAATGCAGGAAAAGGATCGGTATTTACGGCAAACGAAACACATGAAATGGACGCTAGTATTATGGATGGTAAGACATTAAATGCGGGTGCTGTAAGTTTAATTTCAGGAATAAAAAACCCGGTGAGTTTGGCTCGGGATGTGATGGAAAAAAGTGAGCACGTTTTTTTAGCCGGAGATGGAGCCATGCAGTTTGCAAAGGTCCACGATTACATACTAGAAGAGGATGCCTATTTCTATGACGATTTCAGGCACAAGCAATGGTTAGACATAAAGGACACCGATAGTTTTCAATTGGATCATGCCACTAAAAAGGATTCAAAATTTGGAACGGTTGGGGCCGTGGCGTGTGATCAAAACGGTGATATTGCCGCAGCCACGTCCACAGGTGGAATGACCAATAAAAAATGGGGTCGCGTGGGTGATTCTCCTATGATTGGATCTGGGAATTATGCGAACAATAAAACCTGTGCCATTTCTTGTACGGGAAGTGGTGAGTTTTTTATTCGTGGTGTGGTAGCTTACGATGTGGCCTGCTTAATGGAGCATAAAGCCATGACGCTTGAAGGAGCTTCAAACGAAGTGATTCATAAACGTATCTTAGAAATTGGCGGTGATGGTGGATTAATTGCTGTTGATGCTGAAGGCAACATAGCGATGCCTTTTAATACCGAAGGCATGTATCGCGCTAGTAAAACTTCTAATGGAGAACAAGCTGTTTCTATTTATAAATAAATCGTGATTGCGAATCCCATTTTTTCGGGATGTGCCATCTGTTTATTAATCTAAAAATTCTCCAATGGCTCTGCCTCGGAGTTTCCAGGTGAGGCAAAATATAAAATTTCGGGTTTTGGTCACTTCAGACAAAATAAAACCGGCTAGCCGGCAGGCTGTTATCCTTGCGGCTTGCCTTGGGGATAGTCGGTTTCAAGAAATTTTTTATTACTTCGAATTATTGTTGAAAAGATTACCACGTGATTTGGTTCCCAGTAATGACAACTAAATAAAAGGAGATTCAATAGGCAATACGGATACGCTTCTGTTTTGGATGTCGTACATGTCTCCATTTGATAACACATGAACCCTAAGGTTG encodes the following:
- a CDS encoding isoaspartyl peptidase/L-asparaginase family protein, producing the protein MTKFSIAIHGGAGTLVKGMMTPELELQYKEALTCALNAGYQLLEAGKSAIDAVEEAVKILEDSHLFNAGKGSVFTANETHEMDASIMDGKTLNAGAVSLISGIKNPVSLARDVMEKSEHVFLAGDGAMQFAKVHDYILEEDAYFYDDFRHKQWLDIKDTDSFQLDHATKKDSKFGTVGAVACDQNGDIAAATSTGGMTNKKWGRVGDSPMIGSGNYANNKTCAISCTGSGEFFIRGVVAYDVACLMEHKAMTLEGASNEVIHKRILEIGGDGGLIAVDAEGNIAMPFNTEGMYRASKTSNGEQAVSIYK